In the Malus domestica chromosome 16, GDT2T_hap1 genome, one interval contains:
- the LOC103403080 gene encoding serine/threonine-protein kinase AFC2-like isoform X1 encodes MEMDYVSEFPLWHIDRRPRKRPRFAWDPPQPHPKAQSGIYSEQDVGSGTSFGPMRALPDRPSLFLKGLTQKGSSPRRDDDKDGHYMFVLGENLTSRYKIHRKIGEGTFGQVLECWDREAKEMVAIKVVRSIKKYREAAMIEVDVLQLLGKYDRNGSRCVQIRNWFDYRNHICIVFEMLGPSLYDFLRKNNYRAFPVDLVRELGRQLLECVAFMHDMRLIHTDLKPENILFVSSEYIKVPDYKFTSRPPKDGTGYKRLPKSSAIKVIDFGSTAYEHQEHNYIVSTRHYRAPEVILGLGWSYPCDIWSVGCILIELCSGEALFQTHENLEHLAMMERVLGPMPQHMLKRADRHAEKYVRRGRLDWPEGATSRESIKAVLKLHRLQNIVMQHVDHSAGDLIDLLQGLLKFDPSSRLTAPEALRHPFFTRDHYRRF; translated from the exons ATGGAAATGGATTACGTGTCGGAGTTCCCTCTTTGGCACATTGATCGGCGTCCAAGAAAGCGCCCCAGGTTTGCTTGGGATCCCCCTCAGCCTCATCCAAAG GCTCAGTCAGGAATATATTCCGAGCAAGATGTTGGAAGTGGGACAAGCTTTGGACCTATGAGAGCACTCCCAGACCGTCCTAGTCTTTTTTTAAAGGGGTTGACTCAAAAAGGATCTTCCCCGCGGCGAGATGATGACAAAGATGGACATTACATGTTTGTGCTTGGAGAAAATTTAACATCTCGCT ATAAGATCCACAGAAAAATTggtgaag GAACTTTTGGTCAGGTTTTGGAATGTtgggatagggaagcaaaagAAATGGTAGCTATAAAAGTTGTCAGGAGTATCAAGAAATACCGTGAAGCAGCAATGATTGAAGTTGATGTGCTACAGTTGCTTGGGAAGTATGACAGAAATGGAAGTCG TTGTGTTCAAATACGGAACTGGTTTGACTATCGTAACCATATATGTATA GTATTTGAGATGCTTGGACCAAGCTTATACGATTTCCTCAGGAAAAATAATTATCGCGCATTTCCGGTTGATCTTGTCCGCGAACTTGGCAGGCAACTGTTGGAATGTGTAGCAT TCATGCATGATATGCGTCTCATACATACCGACCTGAAGCCTGAGAACATACTTTTTGTTTCTTCAGAATACATTAAAGTACCTGACTACAAG TTTACATCCCGGCCGCCAAAAGATGGAACTGGTTATAAAAGGTTGCCAAAGTCTAGCGCTATCAAGGTTATTGATTTTGGTAGCACAGCCTATGAGCATCAAGAGCACAACTACATTGTGTCGACAAGGCACTACCGGGCACCTGAGGTTATTCTGG GACTTGGATGGAGTTATCCATGTGACATATGGAGTGTTGGTTGCATCTTGATAGAGTTGTGTTCG GGAGAGGCTTTGTTTCAGACACACGAGAACTTGGAACACCTAGCTATGATGGAGAGGGTTTTAGGTCCAATGCCACAGCACATGTTGAAAAGAGCAGA CCGTCATGCTGAGAAGTATGTCAGACGGGGTAGATTGGATTGGCCAGAAGGTGCAACTTCTCGAGAAAGTATTAAAGCCGTTTTAAAGCTACATCGTCTCCAG AATATAGTGATGCAGCATGTAGATCATTCAGCTGGTGATCTCATCGACCTCCTGCAAGGTCTCCTTAAATTTGACCCGTCCAGCAGGCTAACAGCTCCCGAAGCCCTTAGGCATCCCTTCTTTACCAGGGATCATTACAGGAGGTTTTAG
- the LOC103403080 gene encoding serine/threonine-protein kinase AFC1-like isoform X4, giving the protein MCYSCLGSMTEMEVVMHDMRLIHTDLKPENILFVSSEYIKVPDYKFTSRPPKDGTGYKRLPKSSAIKVIDFGSTAYEHQEHNYIVSTRHYRAPEVILGLGWSYPCDIWSVGCILIELCSGEALFQTHENLEHLAMMERVLGPMPQHMLKRADRHAEKYVRRGRLDWPEGATSRESIKAVLKLHRLQNIVMQHVDHSAGDLIDLLQGLLKFDPSSRLTAPEALRHPFFTRDHYRRF; this is encoded by the exons ATGTGCTACAGTTGCTTGGGAAGTATGACAGAAATGGAAGTCG TCATGCATGATATGCGTCTCATACATACCGACCTGAAGCCTGAGAACATACTTTTTGTTTCTTCAGAATACATTAAAGTACCTGACTACAAG TTTACATCCCGGCCGCCAAAAGATGGAACTGGTTATAAAAGGTTGCCAAAGTCTAGCGCTATCAAGGTTATTGATTTTGGTAGCACAGCCTATGAGCATCAAGAGCACAACTACATTGTGTCGACAAGGCACTACCGGGCACCTGAGGTTATTCTGG GACTTGGATGGAGTTATCCATGTGACATATGGAGTGTTGGTTGCATCTTGATAGAGTTGTGTTCG GGAGAGGCTTTGTTTCAGACACACGAGAACTTGGAACACCTAGCTATGATGGAGAGGGTTTTAGGTCCAATGCCACAGCACATGTTGAAAAGAGCAGA CCGTCATGCTGAGAAGTATGTCAGACGGGGTAGATTGGATTGGCCAGAAGGTGCAACTTCTCGAGAAAGTATTAAAGCCGTTTTAAAGCTACATCGTCTCCAG AATATAGTGATGCAGCATGTAGATCATTCAGCTGGTGATCTCATCGACCTCCTGCAAGGTCTCCTTAAATTTGACCCGTCCAGCAGGCTAACAGCTCCCGAAGCCCTTAGGCATCCCTTCTTTACCAGGGATCATTACAGGAGGTTTTAG
- the LOC103403080 gene encoding serine/threonine-protein kinase AFC1-like isoform X3, with protein MVAIKVVRSIKKYREAAMIEVDVLQLLGKYDRNGSRCVQIRNWFDYRNHICIVFEMLGPSLYDFLRKNNYRAFPVDLVRELGRQLLECVAFMHDMRLIHTDLKPENILFVSSEYIKVPDYKFTSRPPKDGTGYKRLPKSSAIKVIDFGSTAYEHQEHNYIVSTRHYRAPEVILGLGWSYPCDIWSVGCILIELCSGEALFQTHENLEHLAMMERVLGPMPQHMLKRADRHAEKYVRRGRLDWPEGATSRESIKAVLKLHRLQNIVMQHVDHSAGDLIDLLQGLLKFDPSSRLTAPEALRHPFFTRDHYRRF; from the exons ATGGTAGCTATAAAAGTTGTCAGGAGTATCAAGAAATACCGTGAAGCAGCAATGATTGAAGTTGATGTGCTACAGTTGCTTGGGAAGTATGACAGAAATGGAAGTCG TTGTGTTCAAATACGGAACTGGTTTGACTATCGTAACCATATATGTATA GTATTTGAGATGCTTGGACCAAGCTTATACGATTTCCTCAGGAAAAATAATTATCGCGCATTTCCGGTTGATCTTGTCCGCGAACTTGGCAGGCAACTGTTGGAATGTGTAGCAT TCATGCATGATATGCGTCTCATACATACCGACCTGAAGCCTGAGAACATACTTTTTGTTTCTTCAGAATACATTAAAGTACCTGACTACAAG TTTACATCCCGGCCGCCAAAAGATGGAACTGGTTATAAAAGGTTGCCAAAGTCTAGCGCTATCAAGGTTATTGATTTTGGTAGCACAGCCTATGAGCATCAAGAGCACAACTACATTGTGTCGACAAGGCACTACCGGGCACCTGAGGTTATTCTGG GACTTGGATGGAGTTATCCATGTGACATATGGAGTGTTGGTTGCATCTTGATAGAGTTGTGTTCG GGAGAGGCTTTGTTTCAGACACACGAGAACTTGGAACACCTAGCTATGATGGAGAGGGTTTTAGGTCCAATGCCACAGCACATGTTGAAAAGAGCAGA CCGTCATGCTGAGAAGTATGTCAGACGGGGTAGATTGGATTGGCCAGAAGGTGCAACTTCTCGAGAAAGTATTAAAGCCGTTTTAAAGCTACATCGTCTCCAG AATATAGTGATGCAGCATGTAGATCATTCAGCTGGTGATCTCATCGACCTCCTGCAAGGTCTCCTTAAATTTGACCCGTCCAGCAGGCTAACAGCTCCCGAAGCCCTTAGGCATCCCTTCTTTACCAGGGATCATTACAGGAGGTTTTAG
- the LOC103403080 gene encoding serine/threonine-protein kinase AFC2-like isoform X2: MEMDYVSEFPLWHIDRRPRKRPRFAWDPPQPHPKAQSGIYSEQDVGSGTSFGPMRALPDRPSLFLKGLTQKGSSPRRDDDKDGHYMFVLGENLTSRYKIHRKIGEGTFGQVLECWDREAKEMVAIKVVRSIKKYREAAMIEVDVLQLLGKYDRNGSRCVQIRNWFDYRNHICIVFEMLGPSLYDFLRKNNYRAFPVDLVRELGRQLLECVAFMHDMRLIHTDLKPENILFVSSEYIKVPDYKFTSRPPKDGTGYKRLPKSSAIKVIDFGSTAYEHQEHNYIVSTRHYRAPEVILGLGWSYPCDIWSVGCILIELCSGEALFQTHENLEHLAMMERVLGPMPQHMLKRADRHAEKYVRRGRLDWPEGATSRESIKAVLKLHRLQ, encoded by the exons ATGGAAATGGATTACGTGTCGGAGTTCCCTCTTTGGCACATTGATCGGCGTCCAAGAAAGCGCCCCAGGTTTGCTTGGGATCCCCCTCAGCCTCATCCAAAG GCTCAGTCAGGAATATATTCCGAGCAAGATGTTGGAAGTGGGACAAGCTTTGGACCTATGAGAGCACTCCCAGACCGTCCTAGTCTTTTTTTAAAGGGGTTGACTCAAAAAGGATCTTCCCCGCGGCGAGATGATGACAAAGATGGACATTACATGTTTGTGCTTGGAGAAAATTTAACATCTCGCT ATAAGATCCACAGAAAAATTggtgaag GAACTTTTGGTCAGGTTTTGGAATGTtgggatagggaagcaaaagAAATGGTAGCTATAAAAGTTGTCAGGAGTATCAAGAAATACCGTGAAGCAGCAATGATTGAAGTTGATGTGCTACAGTTGCTTGGGAAGTATGACAGAAATGGAAGTCG TTGTGTTCAAATACGGAACTGGTTTGACTATCGTAACCATATATGTATA GTATTTGAGATGCTTGGACCAAGCTTATACGATTTCCTCAGGAAAAATAATTATCGCGCATTTCCGGTTGATCTTGTCCGCGAACTTGGCAGGCAACTGTTGGAATGTGTAGCAT TCATGCATGATATGCGTCTCATACATACCGACCTGAAGCCTGAGAACATACTTTTTGTTTCTTCAGAATACATTAAAGTACCTGACTACAAG TTTACATCCCGGCCGCCAAAAGATGGAACTGGTTATAAAAGGTTGCCAAAGTCTAGCGCTATCAAGGTTATTGATTTTGGTAGCACAGCCTATGAGCATCAAGAGCACAACTACATTGTGTCGACAAGGCACTACCGGGCACCTGAGGTTATTCTGG GACTTGGATGGAGTTATCCATGTGACATATGGAGTGTTGGTTGCATCTTGATAGAGTTGTGTTCG GGAGAGGCTTTGTTTCAGACACACGAGAACTTGGAACACCTAGCTATGATGGAGAGGGTTTTAGGTCCAATGCCACAGCACATGTTGAAAAGAGCAGA CCGTCATGCTGAGAAGTATGTCAGACGGGGTAGATTGGATTGGCCAGAAGGTGCAACTTCTCGAGAAAGTATTAAAGCCGTTTTAAAGCTACATCGTCTCCAG TGA
- the LOC103403327 gene encoding cytochrome P450 71B37-like, which produces MATMTPQIFWPLLLLLIPLLLLLKKKQHVNKTPQNKQKHLPPSPPKLPLIGNLHQLGSAPHRSLLQLSQKYGPVMLLHLGRIPTVVVSSAEAAKEVFKTNDLHCCSRPTYAGSRRLTYNYLDVAFSPYSDYWREIRKICVVEFFSVKRVQSYRSIREEEVAKMVKSISDHSSSSVAPVDVSEMLFALVASILFRVGFGTSLQSSNYKSGKAIHKIIHDIETMLGGMSGAEYFPAWIGWITDRVTGVQKKFDRITSELDVFFQQLVDDHLTPGRKQEHEDIIDVLLRTLKEQTGVVGVAQLGHASVKAVLMNLFLGGIDTGAITMWWAMAEIVKNPRVMKKAQQEVRNCIGNKGLVSESDTEQLEYLKKIIKETLRLHPPAPMILPREAMSHFKIQGYDVDPKTLILVNEGAIARDPKIWNDPEEFFPERFDGSSVDFKGQHYEYLPFGAGRRMCPGIYMATTTLQFGLANLLYWFDWKLPNGMKVEDLDMEESADASLTVPMKNHLLLVPQKFYQN; this is translated from the exons ATGGCTACCATGACCCCCCAAATCTTCTGGCCTCTACTTCTCCTACTTATCCCTCTACTTCTTCTGCTTAAAAAGAAGCAACATGTCAATAAAACCCCACAAAATAAGCAAAAGCACCTTCCACCAAGCCCTCCCAAGCTCCCCCTCATAGGCAACTTACACCAACTCGGCTCAGCACCCCACCGATCCCTCCTCCAACTCTCCCAAAAATACGGGCCCGTCATGCTCCTCCACCTCGGCCGCATCCCCACCGTCGTAGTCTCATCCGCCGAAGCCGCCAAAGAAGTCTTCAAAACCAATGACCTCCACTGCTGCAGCCGACCCACCTACGCCGGGTCCCGTCGGCTCACGTACAACTATCTCGACGTGGCATTTTCACCTTACAGCGACTACTGGAGAGAGATTAGAAAAATATGCGTGGTCGAGTTTTTCAGCGTGAAAAGGGTCCAGTCTTACCGGTCAATCCGTGAAGAAGAAGTGGCTAAAATGGTAAAATCAATCTCTGATCACTCTTCATCCTCTGTCGCTCCCGTCGATGTCAGCGAAATGTTGTTTGCCCTAGTTGCAAGCATACTGTTTAGAGTAGGGTTTGGGACGAGCTTGCAGAGCAGCAATTACAAGAGCGGTAAGGCTATTCACAAGATCATTCACGACATCGAAACCATGCTAGGAGGCATGTCGGGAGCCGAGTACTTTCCGGCATGGATCGGGTGGATTACCGACAGGGTTACTGGTGTGCAAAAGAAGTTTGATCGGATTACGAGTGAGTTGGATGTGTTTTTTCAGCAGCTCGTTGATGATCATTTGACGCCTGGGAGGAAACAAGAACATGAAGACATAATTGATGTGTTGCTTAGAACATTGAAGGAGCAAACTGGCGTGGTTGGAGTTGCACAACTTGGTCATGCTAGCGTCAAGGCTGTCCTCATG AACTTATTTTTAGGTGGAATAGACACTGGTGCAATTACAATGTGGTGGGCAATGGCAGAGATAGTTAAGAACCCTAGAGTGATGAAGAAAGCGCAACAAGAAGTCAGAAATTGCATTGGAAACAAAGGATTAGTCAGTGAAAGTGATACGGAGCAGCTTGAATACCTAAAGAAGATAATTAAAGAAACTCTAAGACTGCATCCTCCAGCTCCAATGATTCTTCCAAGAGAAGCCATGTCCCACTTCAAAATCCAAGGCTATGATGTGGACCCCAAAACACTCATCCTTGTGAATGAAGGGGCAATCGCACGAGACCCTAAGATTTGGAACGACCCAGAAGAGTTTTTCCCAGAAAGGTTTGATGGAAGCTCGGTTGATTTTAAAGGACAACATTATGAATATTTGCCATTTGGAGCTGGTCGAAGAATGTGTCCAGGGATATACATGGCGACAACGACACTACAGTTTGGACTTGCAAATCTTCTCTACTGGTTTGATTGGAAATTGCCTAATGGGATGAAGGTGGAAGATTTGGACATGGAAGAATCAGCTGACGCTTCTCTCACCGTGCCTATGAAAAATCATCTCTTACTTGTACCCCAGAAATTTTATCAGAATTAA